ACAAAGTTTGCTTAGTATTGCAAACATCAATCAAACTTTATTTCAGTTAACTCTAAAATATTGACGATTATCCTGATCTTGATTTTGTCGCAAGTCTATTCACAATACGAATATATCAAAATAAAGTCAGTTATCTTCAGTTATGATACTAGTATATCAGCAAAAAACTGTTGCAGTTTGAAAATTCGAAATATTGGACTACAGGAATAAAGCAATGTTTTCATCAAGAAGAATTCACAATATAGACCGAGGACCGCTTAAAATTTTAGGGAGTTCGGAATGCCTTCGATACATACTCGATGATGAAGGATACGTTTTAATATATTTTTAGCGATAAATCGGCTTGGTGAGAATAAACAAGTCATCCGGAGGGTGCCTCATAATTTAATTTTAAACGATGTTAGATAGAAATTAATATTCATATTGCAACCCTGAGTCATTATTTCAAACTATTGCTCTAAGAAATTATAACGCATAAAGTATATGATATAAATATAATCACGACCATAGTGTCATATTGATTTTTTTGTCCAAAATGAAACATTTCTGTTTAATTATGATATTTTTCGCTAGTTTAGTGATTATTCAATCCCCACAAGCATTTGCTCAAAATCAAAGTCTAGAACAGCATCTAGGTTTGTTTGGTAATGGAAACAATTCATTGTTAAATGATATATTCAGTAAAGTAAAAGATTCTGTTGTTCAAATAAGTACAGAATATCAAGCTGTGGATCCTTCAAACAGGCTTTATGATTCAACAGGTACCAGCCCATTCACAATGAAGTTTGGCTCTGGATTTATTTATGACAAATCAGGCATCATAATAACGAATTACCATGTTGTTAGCTCTGCAACCAACATAATAGTTACATTCAACGATGGTAACAGTTACACCGCCAAAGTAGTTGGTGTAGATCCTTATGGAGACATCTCGGTATTGAAACTGGATAATCCAGTGGATGAAAAATTGATTCCTGTAACGTTAGCAAATTCCTCAAACTTAAAGGTCGGGGATCCGGTTCTGGCTATTGGTAACCCGTATGGGCTTGACAATACTTTAACATTTGGGATTATTAGTCAAATCGGTAGATTATTGCCAAACTCAGATTTGGGTTATTCTATTCCCAATGTAATTCAGACAGATGCTGCGATTAATCCGGGCAATTCAGGAGGACCTCTGATAGATCTTGACGGTAAAGTGGTAGGTATGAATACCGCGATATTTTCAAATACAGGAGCTTACACAGGAGTAGGATTTTCAATTCCTTCCAATGATATTCTCAGAATAATACCTTCCTTAATAGAAACGGGTACATATCAGCACCCTTGGTTAGGCATATCAGGATCAAAGCTATCCCCCACTTTAGCTGAAATGTTCGGACTACCCCCCAATTACAAAGGTGTATTAATTGAGAATGTTGTGTCTAAAGGACCGGCAGACAAAGCAGGTTTGAAAGGAATGTTAATTCAAGGAAACAGATTTGGTGAACAACAAATACTAGATAAAGATATAATAATTGCAATAGACGGAAAACCTGTTTCAAGAATTGATGATATAATTTCTTATTTAGACATATACAAGAAAGTAGGAGACAAAGTAAATTTGACCGTTAACCGCAATGGGCAAATAATAAACCTTGTTGCCACTTTAGAAGCTAGACCAGATTTGCCTTTGCAAGAAATTCAATCTCAATCCGATCCCAATTATAACGAAGCTCAGCCTTATACCCCGTTTCCAAATTTCAAACTACCACAACTTCCAGAATTTAAACTTCCGGATTTGCCTAATTTTAATATCCCTGGCTTATGATATATCAGGATGAACTACCTTCAGGCTGAGCCAATATACCAATTATTTTATTTTAGAGGTCTTTAATCAATCAAAAATTTTAAAAGATTTTGTCAGGTTGTTGCCTAGGAATTAAATGAAATGTAATGATTTTTCTTGTTTAGATTTATAAACTTTCATTTCTTTAATTTGTAATAGGCATATGTCTGAGAAGGAGAAGGAGAAGGAAAAGGTTTCAAATTCTATTGTCAAATTAGACAATATAAGTTACAGGAATGACTCTGAAGTTATTTTGGATAATATCTCCTTTGAAATAGACAGAGGAGATTTTTTAGGAATTATTGGACCAAATGGTGCAGGTAAAACTACTCTTTTTAAATGTCTGCTAGGGTTGAACAAAGAGTATACGGGCAATATAAGATTATTTGATAAAGACATAAGAAATCATGCAAAAGAGATTTATAAAAAGATAGGATATATCCCTCAATCAAACAGTTTCGATCCCAGGTTTCCTGCTACAGTAAAGGAAATAATTCAATTAGGTTCTGTAGGAGGGAAGGCTTTTGACGAAAAAAAAGTAAAAGAATTGATAGAATTGACAGGTATAACTGAATATCTCAATAAAAGAATAGGCGATCTATCGGGAGGGCAACAGCAAAGGGTCATGATAACTAAAGCACTTATTCATGATCCAGAAGTGCTGATTTTGGACGAGCCGGATACAGCTATAGATGCAGCCGTATTGAAATTGTTCTATAAACTTTTAACAAAACTGAACAAGGAAAGAAAAATTACCATTATTTGGTCTTCACATGATCTCGACGCGGTGAGTTTGCTTTCAAATAAAGTGGCTTGTCTTTATCGGAAACTCTTTTTTCATGGAATTTCACAAGATTTTTTTAACAATGAAAGTAATCTCAAGACATTTGCTGAATCGTCAATGCACATCCACATAAAAAGCCATTCGCATTGATATTTTTATTTGGAAAGGCCATTTCGATGGCGTATATAGAGCAATGTCGGTCTACTGAATTAAATTTTTGAAAACGAGTTTCAATTTATGATTTGCTTATTTTTCAATAAATCGTGGAATTTACTCGTTTGGCAACAATCGTTAATGAAATAATTACGGAGTTGATTTTTGCGAGCAGAAAATAATCACATTCGCTAAATCTGTTCAAGAACCAAGATAAAAGACATAATAACAAATCTACATTTATGATCTAAGGATATACAATAGAATTGAAAGAGAATGAAGGCTATGAGAATAAACCAAGCAAAACTAGAAGCATAACATTTAGACTCGAAAGCTCAGTTATAGAAGAATTACAATTTGAAGCCGATTACAGAGAGACATCATTGAATGTACTTATTAATCAGATTTTACGGAGATATTCCAACTGGGAAAGATATGAGAATAAAATTGGAATGATCCCTATCCCCAAGATAATTCTATCTAGTGTTATGGACCAAGTAATTAGATCAGGTTCTGAAAATGGAATCGACGATATCTCAAAATTTAAGGAATCTTTAGTAAAAGAACTGTCACAAATAGCATTCAACTTTCTAAAGGACTCTGTTCTTCTCATAAAGAAAAATTATAATCTATTTTCGGTTTTAGAAGTACTTGAACAATATATGAAAGTTATAGGAATAAATTCTGATCATAGAATCGAAGAAGATGGAAAACACGTTTATGTCATACAGCATAAATTAGGAGAAATATGGTCTCTGTTCATCAAGGAATTCCTCATTCTTATATTTGAAAATTTAGGGAAAGTTAAGGTGGATATTTCAAGTACTCCAAACACCACCGTTGCGAAGGTTTTCCTAAATTCCTGATATTTATGAATAAAATCGTAATATTTTGATGAGACATCCTTATTAAAGCAAAAATGATTAACTCAATAAAATTTTTCAATATCTACGGTTTATAGTATATTGCTGCGCTTTCCACAATATAATAAATATTTAGAGGTAATAGTTTGAACCATAGTAAGCCATCAAACGAAATTATCCTTCCATACGCCTTCCAAATGTTTTTTTGACGATATAAGGAGTAAAAATTTTTAAATAAACAAGATATTTGTTAGTTCTGACATTTTGATTCTTATAGGATAAGATTTAAAAAAAATCATTGGTTTGGAGGGCATACTACCTTATCAAGAAAGACAACTACCTAAAAATTTCTACATTATTAATTTGCATATTTTCCGTTTTCGCAGTAATATTAAACCTTGAGGGAAGCAATTGTATTATTCAAATCAATTCCTCACCTCTAATTAGCAATAGTTCTAATAAAAATGGAGAAGTAAGTAATAATAGTGATTTCATGAATCAACAGGCAGAGGAGGAGCAGCAGGAAAAACAGCAACAACAAGACGGTAGACAATCTCAAGAGACATTGACGCAGCAGTCCTACGAACTCCGAAAATACTGCTTTTTGGTGACAAACCTGTACGTATACTCCCTATTTGGTGTCATCATAGGTTTCATAATACTTGTGCTCTGGTATATAAGATACAAAAAAATTTGGTCTGGGAAGAAAAGCAGCCCTACCAATTAAACCACTTTTAAGATTTAGAAATCCCAAGCTATTTGCATAGATTTTTAAATAAATAGGAACTAATTTCACACAAAGATTGTCTCGCGCAGATTCTATTCTAAAATTGGTTAAAACCTCGTACACGTCATCACCCACGTTTAAGCAGGCCACTTTTTTCGGAGTTCCACACAACTACAAGGATATAAAGACCCTAAGAGACCTTTTAGAAATTAATTACAAGTATCAGCCAGTAAAGAATCAATTAAGACAAAACCTTATTGCTAAAATTAAGAATAATGAAAATCCATTCGTAGGAATTATAGGGTTTGATGATACAGTTATCCCGGCCATAAAGAGAGCACTCTTGGCGGGACATGATATACTGTTTGTAGGCCACATAGGTCAGGGAAAAACCAAACTTGCTGAATTAATTTCAGCGAACCTCTTGTCACCCATCCCCATAGTGGAAGGAACTTTGACAAATGATATTCCAACCGAAATGCCTTATACTCATCTTGTCGATTTATTAAATGGAAATGCGATTGACAAGATGCTTCCAGAATTTTATGTTTCAAAAGACTGTGAGGAAATAATCAAAAATAATGGTTTAGACACCAAAATAAAATGGCTAGACGGCAAGCAAAGGTACAGATACATACTAGCAACCCCCGACATTTCCGTTAAAGATTTAGTAGGACAAATTGATGTTGTAAAAATTATCAAAAAGGGTATTGAAGTTTTTGATATTGATTCATACTCTCCGGGATATTTACTACAAGCCAGATATGGGATTTTATGTCTTGACGAGTTACCCGTCCTAGATCCCCGAAAACAGGTAACATTGCTTAGTGTACTACAAGAAGGAAGATTTACAACTGGTGCTTATCCGGTATTCTTCAAACCAGATGTAAAAATAATTGCTACGGCAAATCCTATAGATTACACTCATTCTGGAAAAATAATCGAACCTTTAGCCGATCGTTTGAAGAGCCATATTGAGACACATTATCCTAATACGATTGATGATGAAACCCTAATTTTGGTACAAGAAATGGACATGCTAAATAGAAATCAAACTTTTTTGCCAATTTTCATGTTAAAAGCAATTACCAGAATTTTCCAAAAGATTAGAACCCATCCTGATATCAATAGCGATAGAGGAGTGAGTGTACGGTCAACCATTCATTCCTTAGAAGCAGTCATCGGTGAAGTAGAGAGGGCTCGTTCTCTGGTAAATAATGTTAAAACAATACCCAGATTCTCAGATCTACAATGCATATTCCAGTCTTCAAAGTTTGAACTAGATGAAATAGAAGATACGACAGAAAATAAGACGCTATTTCTAAATAACGTGATCAATGAAGTTATACAAGAGACATGCTTACATTTTTTTAATGAATTTTTCAAGCCCCAAGAACTAGTATCCATTAAAAATGAGTTTAGAAACAAATCATTTATAGTAGTTCAAAATCAATACCAACATTTACCAACTCAAGTGGTAGATGATGCAGAAGGAACTAAGTTGGCAAAAGAATCAAGGGATACATCGTTTTCATATACAGACCAGTTGAGACATCTTCCAGTGATATCCAAGACATTAAGAGGCGTCATCGCTAAAATTAAGCAAGAACAAGATTACTTTATTCAAAAGGCTCGTCAAAATGAGATTGACAGGAATCTCCAATATATTCAGTTCGAAAATGTATGGAACGGTAAGGAAAACAATAACGAAGAACTCTTAGCAACTTCTTCCGAGTTACTCTTTGAATATTTAAGGTTTAGTTCCCCCCCAATTCTGGATAAAAGGGAAGACAGGTTCGAAATTAGAGAATAAACACGTTGAAAGGGTCAGAAGACAAGACTAAGAGTAACAGGATTAGAACTAATGATAGTAACAACAATACTAACGTCCTGAGGAATAATGACAAGGATCAATCAGACCAATACAAGACCGTCACATATGAGAAAGGAATTATTTATTTTTCAAAGCCCCTTGTAAATGATGGAGACGAGGGGGAAAGTAACAGATCTGATAAAAATTCAGGAAATAGTCAAGGTAGTATTTCTCAGCAAAAACAACAAGAGCAATCCTCTTTTGACCAGGAAAAAATTCGAGCAAGAAACAACCTATTAAAGCAGTTTTTTCCAGATATATTAAAGGCAATAGGTAATAAAGCCATTAAAGATAATCCCCCCACTCTACAAGAACTGGAATCATATCTTCAAAATTACTTTCATGAACTACAAAAGAAAAAGATGGAAGATGAAAATGCAAAGGTTCAAAATTATTTATCAAAATCTACTAACGCTACCTTGTCAAGTCAAGAATATAACAATAACAAGGAACTCGGTAGAGGACATTATTCAAAAGGGCATAATGATTCGGGAGGGTCAGTCACCACTGTTAATCAGAAAAACTATAGATTAAATTTTAATTTTAATGAAAATACTTTTTCAGGAAACAATTTGCCAATCGTTACTGAATTGATCAGAAAAGGATATCTGGTTGATTCAGATAAATGGCTAAACAAAAAGGGATTTCTGAAAATAGGTCAACAGATCCTGACTGATATCATAAAGTCCTTAAAGACAGATAAACTGGGCATGCATGAAACAAAGTTTGCCGGTTATGGAAGTATGGTTCAGGAAACCTCCAAAAAATATGAATACGGAAACGAGATTTCCAACATCAATATCAACTCGACCATACGGAACTTTGTAGAAAGATACTACGAGAATCATCGGAGTGATGTCGACCTTCATACCAGGATTGAGTTTCCGCTGAACATTTCGTATGAAGATATAGAAATTTATGATACTTTGGAGGAAATTCAAGTAGCAACTGTTTATTGTATAGACTTGAGCTCAACAATGAAATATTCTTCGATGTATAATGATCTAAGCAGGATAGAGGCATCAAAGCGTGCATTGTGGAGCTTGTTTATATTAAATAAGAAATTTTTCCCTCTGGATTCTATTCATACTATTGGTTTCGGATCCATTGCCTCACGAATTGATCCAATGGATATTCCTTTCTTAAGAACATTTGAACCTAATGCAGATTTCCTGCACTACACTAATTATCAATCGGCATACAGATTCGCTAAAAGGATTTTGAAGAAGGATGGTGCAAAAAACAAAAGGATTGTAATGATAACGGACGGGCATCCAAGTGCATGCTTTATAGATAGCAACAACGAGAAAGATAAAATAATGAAACAAAGACCCTATTCACATTTTTATAAACCTGATAAGGAACGGATAGACTCTCAGAATTCAGGTAATAGTAGAATAAAATTCGATATACATGATAAACAAACCGTATACTTGTGCTACAGGTATAGGCAGATTGATCAGTATATAGGAGAACAGACAATAAAAGAAGCAAAAAAACTAAAAAAAGATGGCATAGATCTTGACACAATAATGGTTAGCGAGGAGGATACGCTATTAGACTTTGTTAACGAATTGGCTAAATCAGTTGATGGAAAATCGATATATATTAACCCTAGAGATATTGACAGGGTTCTTATTACTGATTATTTGTCGAACAAAAAGAAAATGATAAGAAAATAGTGAGAGTATTGTTACCTTTTTTCTCTATAGCGAAAATAATATAGAAACTAATACACTAGACTGCATTTTCTTAACCACTACCACCACCCTGCAGGAATTCTAACATTCTCAATATATCGACTGTTTCGTTACTTTGTGAATTAGGCCCCATTAAAGAGTTTGAAGAGTCATTTCCAATTGAACCATTGTTAAAGTAATCAAGACCTGAATCATTTTCGCCAAACAATGCTTCCAAAGGGTTATTAATTGTGGTATTATTAAGAGCAGAATCATTGTTACTATCGTTTAAAAACATTTGGTTTAGAAACGAGGCACCGGATTCGTTGGATGGAAAAAAGGACGAAAATGGCAAGTCGTTAAGTGAGGGGGAAGGCGACTCTAGTGAAGAGAAAGGCGATGAAGAAGAAGGAGAAAGAGAAGAAAGCATTGCAAATGGACCTAATAACTGCTTAAATTCTGAGAGGTTGAAGCCACCAGTTGAATTGTTTGAGAAATTAAGCAACTCGGCAAGGCCGGTAAATGAACTTTCATTATTTAGTAGGGAATTTCCCATATTAAAAGACGGATAAGAAAAGGATCCACCTTTACAAAGATCTGATAGAAGTTGGATGCCACAAATGGTCTGCATATTAATCTGCGGAATAGAATTCATTATGGAAGACAAGTTTAGAATATTTGCAGAAGATGGATTCTTTAAGAGATTTTCTAACATATTTGTAGCCGAATTATTCATCTTTGACGAATTAAACAGAGCTGAAGAATTATCAGTATAATTGCTCAAATTTAGAGACGATAAAATCCCTCCCAGCATAGGTATTTTTTCTTTAAGCATGGCCAATCCTGTTGAATTAGTCAATAGTTTTAGAGATTTTGACAAGTCGTCTGAATCTATATTAAAAGAATAAACCATCTTGTTTACGATTGGGAGAGAATTTTGATAGTCTGAAGAATTTACTCCGTAGCTTAATGAGTATAGTTTATTGTCAACTATTATCCCATACTCAACGCTATCTATTGTTTCATTACCAGAATAACTTCTTGTTACCAATTTATAAGCTAAATGACCTGCCAACAATGAATCAGTTGAAGCTTCAACTATAGTAACATCTTGATCTTCTTCTTGAACAGCATTTGTACGATCTTCTAAATAGGCACTTATATTATCAGGAGAATAAAAAATTGGTGGATAAAAGGTTTGCACATATACATCAAACCATGAAATGAATGTCTCTGGAGATAGTCCTGAATCATCATCATACGCTGGGAAGAAGCTTATCTGTTTGACTGTTTCATTAGAATTGCTTTCGTCAATTAAAAAGTTAGATGGGTATTTGATTGAGACTCCCACTTCACTATTTTCATAGTTATTGAAAATTATGCTATTTTCGCTATCGGAAACAGAATTTGCCAATGTGGCTACTGATTCTTGTGCAAAAACTAAGTTTGAGTTATTATTATTACCAACCAGCATATTTGTATTGAACATTGCGCCAAATAAGAAAACCACAAATGTCAAAACAAAAAGAAATGAGGAGAAAATAATCACATTTTTACTCTTGTTCATCAAAAGGTATTGAATCAGCACATATAAAATATTTATCTGTACAAAATCATGATAAGAAATTATAACTTTTTAAAATCGGTCATATAAATAAGAAGAAGAAGAAGGATGATGAGGAGAGGATGAAGAATGTCGGATAAGAAAAATAATTTTAATACAGATATAACTGATGAAGATGAGCTTGATGAAATAAAAAAAATTGCAGAGATGTTAAACCCGGATGAGAGAGTATTGGTGGTTGCTAGGCAATCGAGATTTAAACCAGGCGGGTCTCAGCTTTCACCCAATGTAGTTTATGCAACTGATAGAAGAATCATCTTAAGAGATCCAAGTATGCTTGGGTTAAAACAAGAAATAATTGATATTCCTTACAATGTTATTACAAACGCGAAAATAGAAAAAGGCCTGCTTTCGGCCTCTGTAATCTTTAATGCGCCAGGATTGTTTAACCCCAATATTCCTGGGAGGATGCCATGGATAAAGAGGTTAGAAACAGATGAGCATGGAGAAAACGGAGTAATTGATGCTATTCCCAAGAAAAAGGCAGAAGATTTGATAGAGGTGATCCGTAATGGCATTACCCAGATACGATCCCCTTCTTACTCTTCAACAGGCGTTAATAATGCAAACTATGTTCCCCACCCTTCCGGTCATGTATCGCACGCCGATGAACTGAAGAAGCTTGCGGACCTGAAGGAAAAGGGCGTGATCTCAGAAGAAGAATTTAAAAGGATGAAGGAAAAGATAATCGGAAAGGAATAGATCTAGTAAAGATAAAACCAAATTTAGAGACATGTTAAAAAGTGATGTACCAAGAATCGTCTTTCTTTATTTGCAATCGCTCAGAAGAACAAGCATTTCGAATTAAAAA
Above is a window of Candidatus Nitrosocosmicus arcticus DNA encoding:
- a CDS encoding S1C family serine protease, with the protein product MIIQSPQAFAQNQSLEQHLGLFGNGNNSLLNDIFSKVKDSVVQISTEYQAVDPSNRLYDSTGTSPFTMKFGSGFIYDKSGIIITNYHVVSSATNIIVTFNDGNSYTAKVVGVDPYGDISVLKLDNPVDEKLIPVTLANSSNLKVGDPVLAIGNPYGLDNTLTFGIISQIGRLLPNSDLGYSIPNVIQTDAAINPGNSGGPLIDLDGKVVGMNTAIFSNTGAYTGVGFSIPSNDILRIIPSLIETGTYQHPWLGISGSKLSPTLAEMFGLPPNYKGVLIENVVSKGPADKAGLKGMLIQGNRFGEQQILDKDIIIAIDGKPVSRIDDIISYLDIYKKVGDKVNLTVNRNGQIINLVATLEARPDLPLQEIQSQSDPNYNEAQPYTPFPNFKLPQLPEFKLPDLPNFNIPGL
- a CDS encoding metal ABC transporter ATP-binding protein, with the protein product MSEKEKEKEKVSNSIVKLDNISYRNDSEVILDNISFEIDRGDFLGIIGPNGAGKTTLFKCLLGLNKEYTGNIRLFDKDIRNHAKEIYKKIGYIPQSNSFDPRFPATVKEIIQLGSVGGKAFDEKKVKELIELTGITEYLNKRIGDLSGGQQQRVMITKALIHDPEVLILDEPDTAIDAAVLKLFYKLLTKLNKERKITIIWSSHDLDAVSLLSNKVACLYRKLFFHGISQDFFNNESNLKTFAESSMHIHIKSHSH
- a CDS encoding AAA family ATPase gives rise to the protein MSRADSILKLVKTSYTSSPTFKQATFFGVPHNYKDIKTLRDLLEINYKYQPVKNQLRQNLIAKIKNNENPFVGIIGFDDTVIPAIKRALLAGHDILFVGHIGQGKTKLAELISANLLSPIPIVEGTLTNDIPTEMPYTHLVDLLNGNAIDKMLPEFYVSKDCEEIIKNNGLDTKIKWLDGKQRYRYILATPDISVKDLVGQIDVVKIIKKGIEVFDIDSYSPGYLLQARYGILCLDELPVLDPRKQVTLLSVLQEGRFTTGAYPVFFKPDVKIIATANPIDYTHSGKIIEPLADRLKSHIETHYPNTIDDETLILVQEMDMLNRNQTFLPIFMLKAITRIFQKIRTHPDINSDRGVSVRSTIHSLEAVIGEVERARSLVNNVKTIPRFSDLQCIFQSSKFELDEIEDTTENKTLFLNNVINEVIQETCLHFFNEFFKPQELVSIKNEFRNKSFIVVQNQYQHLPTQVVDDAEGTKLAKESRDTSFSYTDQLRHLPVISKTLRGVIAKIKQEQDYFIQKARQNEIDRNLQYIQFENVWNGKENNNEELLATSSELLFEYLRFSSPPILDKREDRFEIRE
- a CDS encoding PH domain-containing protein, producing MSDKKNNFNTDITDEDELDEIKKIAEMLNPDERVLVVARQSRFKPGGSQLSPNVVYATDRRIILRDPSMLGLKQEIIDIPYNVITNAKIEKGLLSASVIFNAPGLFNPNIPGRMPWIKRLETDEHGENGVIDAIPKKKAEDLIEVIRNGITQIRSPSYSSTGVNNANYVPHPSGHVSHADELKKLADLKEKGVISEEEFKRMKEKIIGKE